One genomic region from Amycolatopsis sp. FBCC-B4732 encodes:
- a CDS encoding LuxR C-terminal-related transcriptional regulator — protein sequence MLITVAVAESHDLTRSGLRAVLARSRLCQVVGEAADASSLMVVLSRCAPQVVLLDATLLRRNGIILVDRVLGGCRGGGRKVVVTSAPGDEDLVLDAVRAGAAGSFSKEATTCEVIEEVVQVARGKLRLPQWAVRRLVAAHRRGLLPVGEPASAAARLTPREAQVVRLVAMGRTNADIARLFVVSESTVKTHLHRAMRKLDASNRSEVVIFAYRNGMVWPSVVDG from the coding sequence GTGTTGATCACCGTTGCCGTCGCTGAAAGTCATGACCTGACGAGGAGCGGGTTGCGTGCCGTCCTGGCGCGCTCGCGGCTGTGCCAGGTGGTCGGTGAGGCGGCCGATGCTTCCAGTCTGATGGTGGTGTTGAGCAGGTGTGCCCCGCAGGTTGTGCTTCTGGACGCCACACTGCTGCGCCGCAACGGCATCATTCTGGTTGATCGGGTGCTCGGTGGGTGCCGAGGAGGTGGCAGGAAGGTCGTCGTAACGTCGGCGCCGGGCGACGAGGACTTGGTGTTGGACGCGGTACGCGCGGGCGCGGCGGGCTCGTTTTCGAAGGAGGCTACAACTTGCGAGGTGATCGAGGAGGTCGTGCAGGTCGCCAGGGGAAAGCTGCGCTTGCCGCAGTGGGCGGTACGACGATTGGTTGCCGCACACCGTCGCGGCTTGTTGCCGGTCGGCGAACCTGCTTCGGCGGCGGCAAGGTTGACGCCTCGCGAAGCGCAGGTGGTGCGGCTTGTTGCCATGGGGCGTACCAACGCCGATATCGCACGCCTGTTCGTGGTGAGCGAGTCGACTGTGAAGACCCATCTGCACCGGGCGATGCGCAAGCTTGACGCGTCCAACCGCAGCGAGGTGGTCATTTTCGCCTACCGCAACGGCATGGTGTGGCCATCCGTGGTAGACGGTTGA
- a CDS encoding ABC transporter substrate-binding protein — protein sequence MTVRARATAARRRAGLVLGAVATLAAVTACGNGGSGGGQGGFQPVPQTGGKIVVWVDSTRLPAAQAYQKQHPAVQLDIVTYDGDANGSNYLQTKVGLFNRTRGGWPDVVFSSQNNEATWAVPAGFTAPLDKGQVPAATLNGWTAGANDPCTVDGTLYCLRNDLAQTVLWYNASLMRSWGYQVPETWEDYQALGQRVAAEHPGYLVGAAGDSFAPEIYLWAGKCGANEITGPKKVKVDTTSPACTRMAALLDTLVRNKTMSTGSVFSSDFAKNAADKILMLPGPSWFGGSVFQESLKTPAGQIAAAPLPQWAGDPAPSVGNVGGGTWLLSAHSANLKDATDFLTWVTTSDEYQGKTAPGYPAYGPVAKTWLATQASGGYYANDITGPLQAAAPQVWRGWGYGQFSQEAIWAATVTPGLTAGKPIVSMLSEWQTAITNYAQSNGYEVSR from the coding sequence ATGACAGTTCGTGCGCGCGCCACCGCAGCCCGTCGGCGGGCGGGCCTGGTCCTCGGTGCGGTGGCCACCCTCGCCGCGGTCACGGCCTGCGGGAACGGGGGGAGCGGCGGCGGCCAGGGCGGGTTCCAGCCGGTGCCGCAGACCGGCGGGAAGATCGTCGTCTGGGTCGACTCGACGCGGCTGCCCGCCGCCCAGGCGTACCAGAAGCAGCACCCCGCGGTGCAGCTGGACATCGTCACCTACGACGGCGACGCCAACGGCTCGAACTACCTGCAGACCAAGGTGGGCCTGTTCAACCGGACCCGCGGCGGCTGGCCGGACGTCGTGTTCAGCTCGCAGAACAACGAAGCGACGTGGGCGGTGCCGGCCGGGTTCACCGCGCCGCTGGACAAGGGCCAGGTCCCGGCCGCCACCCTGAACGGCTGGACCGCCGGCGCCAACGACCCGTGCACGGTCGACGGCACGCTCTACTGCCTGCGCAACGACCTCGCCCAGACCGTGCTCTGGTACAACGCGTCCCTGATGCGGTCCTGGGGTTACCAGGTCCCCGAAACCTGGGAGGACTACCAGGCGCTGGGGCAGCGCGTCGCGGCGGAGCACCCGGGCTACCTCGTGGGCGCGGCCGGCGACAGCTTCGCCCCCGAGATTTACCTCTGGGCCGGCAAGTGCGGCGCCAACGAGATCACCGGCCCCAAGAAGGTCAAGGTCGACACCACGAGCCCGGCCTGCACGCGGATGGCGGCCCTGCTCGACACGCTCGTGCGGAACAAGACGATGTCGACCGGGAGCGTGTTCAGCTCCGACTTCGCCAAGAACGCCGCGGACAAGATCCTCATGCTGCCCGGGCCGTCGTGGTTCGGCGGGTCGGTTTTCCAGGAGTCGCTGAAGACCCCGGCCGGGCAGATCGCCGCCGCCCCGCTGCCGCAGTGGGCCGGCGACCCGGCGCCGTCGGTGGGCAACGTCGGCGGCGGCACCTGGCTGCTGTCCGCCCACAGCGCCAACCTCAAGGACGCCACCGACTTCCTCACCTGGGTCACGACTTCCGACGAGTACCAGGGCAAGACCGCCCCGGGCTACCCGGCCTACGGCCCGGTGGCCAAGACGTGGCTGGCGACGCAGGCCTCCGGCGGGTACTACGCCAACGACATCACCGGCCCCCTGCAGGCGGCGGCCCCGCAGGTGTGGCGCGGGTGGGGCTACGGGCAGTTCAGCCAGGAGGCGATCTGGGCCGCGACCGTCACCCCGGGCCTGACGGCGGGCAAGCCGATCGTCTCGATGCTCTCGGAGTGGCAGACCGCGATCACCAACTACGCGCAGTCGAACGGGTACGAGGTCAGCCGGTGA
- a CDS encoding MFS transporter, translating into MTSPGLSLPQRVRRVLAVRPFRRLWGVTFLCSTADWLALLGVADLVSSAAGSYAVKSFAFSGVVFSNLLPGLLFAPVGGLLADRFDRRKVMAVGDVLRCVLLLSVVVVDLPWWPFAGAFLTSSVAMLWIPAKDAAVPNLLPRPDQVETAGQLGLVMTYGISVVASGGLYALAGIGPSLRLPDDVLGADGSVKVAIALAAGLYLASSFLIARRIPELSGTTDRNRVGKGGADRPGVAAMVRDAGRFIRTTPLVRGLLVGAVGAFAAGGAVVGSAQSYAKSVLAGQAGFGLLFAAVFVGLSAGIAGAPKVAARLAHERLFGVAIVGAGLSLVLVALSPHLFVSLAGVLLVGACAGATFLTGVTIIGSQVADEVRGRVNALYQSLLKIVLGVAVAVVPLLVGLTNARAVHVFGNEVRVDGTRPVLLGAAALACAAGVLAHRQMNPHRPGHLLADLRGSLSRRPRRPAGFLIAVEGPPRARTAGHAAELAGWLRRSGEHVVVLATDPGRDDPRFEELMASAALTGPRARALAAAAIRADTIEQEVLPALESGAVVVVERLIDSPLDRLASSAGIGSDVMAGLAGWVTGRLPPDLTVLLDQDTGSPPRSADAWSDRIRGLLSDLAATSRCVVIESAEATASQDQIRAAVSEALARRPQVVFARPRTTGTGTAAEPDGVPVDERAAGRDRRAVRDRVADR; encoded by the coding sequence ATGACCTCACCGGGCTTGTCCCTGCCGCAGCGAGTACGCCGGGTGCTGGCGGTCCGGCCCTTCCGCCGGCTCTGGGGCGTGACGTTCCTGTGCAGCACCGCCGACTGGCTCGCCTTGCTCGGCGTGGCCGATCTCGTCTCCAGCGCGGCCGGCAGCTACGCGGTGAAGAGCTTCGCGTTTTCCGGTGTGGTGTTCAGCAACCTCCTGCCCGGGTTGCTGTTCGCCCCGGTCGGCGGGTTGCTCGCCGACCGGTTCGACCGGCGGAAGGTGATGGCCGTCGGCGACGTGCTGCGGTGCGTCCTGCTGCTTTCGGTCGTGGTGGTCGATCTGCCGTGGTGGCCGTTCGCCGGCGCCTTCCTCACCAGCAGCGTCGCGATGCTGTGGATCCCGGCCAAGGACGCCGCCGTGCCCAACCTGCTGCCCCGGCCGGATCAGGTCGAAACGGCCGGCCAGCTCGGCTTGGTGATGACGTACGGCATCTCGGTCGTCGCCAGCGGCGGGCTCTACGCCCTCGCCGGCATCGGGCCTTCACTGCGGCTGCCCGACGACGTGCTGGGCGCCGACGGTTCCGTCAAAGTGGCCATCGCCCTCGCGGCCGGGCTCTACCTCGCGAGTTCGTTCCTGATCGCCCGGCGGATACCCGAGCTGTCGGGAACGACGGACCGCAACCGCGTCGGCAAGGGTGGAGCGGACCGCCCCGGCGTCGCCGCGATGGTGCGCGACGCCGGCCGCTTCATCCGCACCACACCGCTGGTGCGCGGCCTGCTCGTCGGCGCGGTCGGCGCGTTCGCCGCCGGGGGAGCGGTCGTCGGGTCGGCCCAGTCCTACGCCAAGAGCGTGCTGGCGGGCCAGGCCGGGTTCGGGTTGCTGTTCGCCGCGGTGTTCGTCGGCCTCAGCGCCGGGATCGCCGGTGCGCCGAAGGTGGCGGCGCGCCTGGCGCACGAGCGGTTGTTCGGCGTGGCGATCGTGGGCGCCGGGCTTTCGCTGGTCCTGGTGGCGTTGTCACCGCACCTGTTCGTGTCGCTGGCCGGCGTCCTGCTGGTCGGCGCCTGTGCCGGCGCCACGTTCCTGACCGGCGTGACGATCATCGGGTCCCAGGTCGCCGACGAGGTCCGCGGCCGGGTCAACGCCCTCTACCAGTCCCTGCTGAAGATCGTCCTCGGCGTCGCGGTCGCGGTCGTCCCGCTGCTGGTCGGGCTGACCAACGCGCGGGCGGTCCACGTCTTCGGGAACGAGGTGCGCGTCGACGGCACCCGGCCGGTCCTGCTCGGCGCGGCGGCCCTGGCGTGTGCGGCGGGCGTGCTCGCCCACCGCCAGATGAACCCGCACCGGCCGGGCCACCTGCTCGCCGACCTGCGCGGCAGCCTGTCGCGCCGTCCCCGCCGCCCGGCCGGGTTCCTCATCGCGGTCGAAGGCCCCCCGCGCGCCCGCACGGCGGGTCACGCGGCCGAGCTGGCCGGCTGGCTCCGGCGCTCGGGGGAGCACGTCGTGGTGCTCGCCACGGACCCCGGACGTGACGACCCCCGCTTCGAGGAGCTCATGGCCAGCGCGGCATTGACCGGTCCGCGTGCTCGCGCGCTGGCCGCCGCCGCGATCCGCGCGGACACGATCGAGCAGGAAGTCCTTCCCGCGCTCGAGTCGGGAGCCGTCGTCGTCGTGGAACGGCTGATCGACTCGCCGCTGGACCGGCTGGCGAGTTCGGCCGGGATCGGCTCGGACGTGATGGCCGGCCTGGCCGGCTGGGTCACCGGGCGGCTCCCTCCCGACCTCACCGTCCTGCTCGACCAGGACACGGGCAGTCCCCCGCGGTCGGCCGACGCCTGGAGCGACCGGATCCGCGGCCTGCTGAGCGATCTGGCCGCGACGTCACGGTGCGTCGTCATCGAAAGCGCGGAAGCCACCGCGAGTCAGGACCAGATCCGCGCCGCGGTCAGCGAGGCACTGGCCCGCCGGCCGCAAGTCGTGTTTGCGCGGCCCCGGACGACGGGTACCGGTACGGCAGCCGAGCCGGACGGGGTGCCTGTCGATGAACGAGCTGCCGGACGTGATCGCCGGGCGGTACGAGATCGGGTCGCTGATCGGTGA
- a CDS encoding FadR/GntR family transcriptional regulator, with protein sequence MDEPPSAPYRPGYELVAERVLELIAELRLRPGDRMPTENELAARLSTSRTVVREAIKILSALGRVRAQKGRGLYVADDEGMLGSARWSGFFLPTDLDHVYMLFEFRRVQETTAARLAATRATPAELRTIEAAAETCREGHLTGEATLFDRGDEDFHLGIAAASHNQFFLASVREARRLQRQSSTIGLHGTVGGHAPEAVEEHAAIFEAIRAGNPEAAAEAAAIHLDNTLEDYRREIQRRVFG encoded by the coding sequence GTGGACGAGCCGCCGTCGGCCCCGTACCGGCCGGGGTACGAACTCGTCGCCGAACGGGTCCTCGAGCTCATCGCCGAGCTCCGGCTGCGGCCCGGGGACCGCATGCCCACGGAGAACGAGCTCGCCGCCCGGCTGAGCACCTCGCGCACCGTGGTGCGCGAGGCGATCAAGATCCTCTCCGCCCTCGGCCGGGTGCGCGCCCAGAAGGGCCGGGGCCTCTACGTGGCCGACGACGAAGGGATGCTCGGCTCGGCCCGCTGGTCGGGCTTCTTCCTGCCCACCGACCTGGACCACGTCTACATGCTGTTCGAGTTCCGCCGCGTCCAGGAGACGACCGCCGCCCGGCTGGCCGCGACCCGGGCCACGCCGGCCGAGCTCCGCACGATCGAGGCGGCCGCGGAAACCTGCCGGGAAGGCCACCTGACCGGCGAGGCCACCCTGTTCGACCGCGGCGACGAAGACTTCCACCTCGGCATCGCGGCCGCGTCCCACAACCAGTTCTTCCTGGCGTCCGTCCGCGAAGCCCGGCGGCTGCAACGCCAGTCCAGCACCATCGGCCTCCATGGCACGGTCGGCGGCCACGCGCCCGAGGCGGTCGAGGAACACGCGGCGATCTTCGAGGCCATCCGCGCCGGCAACCCGGAAGCGGCCGCCGAAGCCGCCGCGATCCACCTCGACAACACCCTGGAGGACTACCGCCGCGAGATCCAGCGCCGGGTGTTCGGCTAG
- a CDS encoding TetR/AcrR family transcriptional regulator: MGRQRAFDEDEVVRAAVKLFGGRAYDGVSIDDLVTHLGVHRNSLYKTFGSKRGLYLVALRRHLAEDVRPLAEALTAAPDAAAALELVTSADLGLLLLAVVERAPVDEEVAAEVAAALAAVDQAIADALGIPTALAAALTAAALGILLRGNPDGVGAALTHRLDPLD; encoded by the coding sequence ATGGGCAGGCAACGGGCGTTCGACGAGGACGAGGTGGTGCGCGCCGCCGTGAAGTTGTTCGGCGGGCGTGCTTACGACGGGGTTTCCATCGACGACCTCGTCACCCACCTCGGTGTGCACCGCAACAGCCTGTACAAGACTTTCGGCAGCAAGCGCGGCCTCTACCTCGTCGCCTTGCGCCGCCACCTCGCCGAGGACGTCCGTCCCCTGGCCGAAGCGCTCACCGCGGCACCGGATGCCGCGGCCGCGCTGGAACTCGTCACGTCGGCCGACCTCGGGTTGCTGCTGCTCGCGGTGGTCGAACGGGCGCCGGTCGACGAGGAGGTGGCCGCCGAGGTCGCCGCGGCGCTGGCCGCCGTCGACCAGGCGATCGCCGACGCGCTCGGCATTCCCACCGCCCTGGCCGCCGCTCTCACGGCGGCCGCGCTGGGCATTCTCCTGCGCGGCAACCCCGACGGTGTCGGCGCCGCGCTGACCCACCGCCTCGATCCCCTCGACTGA
- a CDS encoding NAD(P)H-binding protein: protein MIVVTAPTGQIGSKLVATLLQRREPLRLVVRDPGKLPAGVRDRAEIVVGSHRDRDVLDRALEGAGALFWLMPADATASSPYEAYVSASIPGADAVVRHAVPRIVIVSALGRGSGIYAGHVSASHAMEDLFRSTGAHLRALALPAFMDNFLRQAAAIGTGVLSGTLPAGFATPWIATEDIAALAAGYLLDRAWTGQDTVDVLGGEDLSHHDIAEILTDVLGVPVAYRPGDRAAVERFLVGRGFSEAMARSVTDMDVAGERGINNGTSRTAGNTTPTTFREFAAEVIKPAVVAAGR from the coding sequence ATGATCGTGGTCACCGCCCCGACCGGGCAGATCGGCAGCAAGCTCGTCGCCACCTTGCTCCAGCGGCGCGAGCCGCTTCGCCTCGTCGTCCGCGACCCCGGGAAGCTGCCCGCCGGAGTGCGGGACCGGGCCGAGATCGTCGTCGGGTCGCACCGCGATCGCGACGTGCTGGACCGCGCCCTCGAGGGTGCCGGCGCCCTGTTCTGGTTGATGCCGGCGGACGCGACCGCGAGCAGTCCCTACGAGGCCTACGTGAGCGCCTCGATCCCGGGTGCCGACGCCGTCGTGCGCCACGCGGTTCCCCGGATCGTGATCGTCTCCGCGCTCGGCCGCGGCTCGGGGATCTACGCCGGGCACGTGTCGGCCTCGCACGCGATGGAAGACCTCTTCCGCAGCACCGGCGCGCACCTGCGGGCCCTGGCGCTGCCCGCGTTCATGGACAACTTCCTGAGGCAGGCGGCCGCCATCGGGACCGGGGTCCTCTCCGGCACCCTCCCCGCCGGCTTCGCCACGCCCTGGATCGCGACCGAGGACATCGCGGCGCTCGCCGCCGGGTACCTCCTCGACCGCGCTTGGACCGGGCAGGACACCGTCGACGTCCTCGGTGGCGAAGACCTTTCGCACCACGACATCGCCGAAATCCTCACCGACGTCCTCGGTGTGCCCGTCGCGTACCGGCCAGGGGATCGCGCCGCCGTCGAGCGTTTCCTCGTCGGCCGTGGTTTCTCCGAGGCGATGGCCCGTTCCGTGACGGACATGGACGTCGCCGGCGAACGTGGCATCAACAACGGCACGTCCCGCACCGCCGGGAACACCACGCCCACCACGTTCCGTGAATTCGCCGCCGAAGTGATCAAGCCGGCGGTGGTCGCTGCCGGGCGCTGA
- a CDS encoding serine/threonine-protein kinase: MNELPDVIAGRYEIGSLIGEGATARVYRAVDRELGRAVAVKVYDRHAVAVDQLRRAREKRLLASVQHPRIVALYDSGTEGDRPYLVMQLVDGENVADRLLAGPFTAEEVGELAIRLADALAHVHARQIVHRDLKPANVLLGPGGPVLTDFGIAHALDSTRITGTGLVTGTAAYLAPEQILGEQAGPPADVYALGLILLECLTAQREFPGTLAESAMARLHRAPRVPAGTPAPLADTLRRMTAREPADRPAAAEIPELLREQPRTVRAVPVVAPAPPGRRRAWAGGLAAVAAAAVLTAVLARPADPGPAPAVVPEAVPPTGSVVVPVQVTSSPATALVVASSQAAPPAAAGVVAAPPKAGPEKRADGPAKSHGDPHRDVKQAKGRGGSPGKP; encoded by the coding sequence ATGAACGAGCTGCCGGACGTGATCGCCGGGCGGTACGAGATCGGGTCGCTGATCGGTGAAGGGGCCACCGCCCGGGTGTACCGGGCCGTCGACCGGGAACTGGGCCGGGCGGTCGCGGTCAAGGTCTACGACCGCCACGCGGTGGCCGTGGACCAGCTGCGCCGGGCGCGGGAGAAGCGGCTGCTGGCCAGCGTCCAGCACCCGCGGATCGTCGCGTTGTACGACAGCGGCACCGAGGGGGACCGGCCGTACCTGGTGATGCAGCTCGTCGACGGGGAGAACGTCGCCGACCGGCTGCTCGCCGGGCCGTTCACCGCCGAGGAGGTGGGCGAGCTGGCGATCCGGCTGGCGGACGCGCTGGCCCACGTCCACGCCCGCCAGATCGTGCACCGCGATCTGAAGCCCGCCAACGTCCTGCTCGGTCCCGGTGGTCCGGTCCTCACCGATTTCGGCATCGCGCACGCGCTGGACTCCACGCGCATCACCGGCACCGGGCTGGTCACCGGCACCGCCGCGTACCTGGCGCCGGAGCAGATCCTGGGGGAGCAGGCCGGGCCGCCGGCCGACGTCTACGCCCTCGGCCTGATCCTGCTGGAGTGCTTGACCGCGCAGCGTGAGTTCCCCGGCACCCTGGCGGAGTCGGCGATGGCACGGCTGCACCGCGCGCCGCGCGTCCCCGCCGGTACTCCGGCTCCGCTCGCGGACACGCTGCGCCGGATGACCGCCCGCGAGCCCGCGGACCGGCCGGCCGCCGCGGAGATCCCGGAGCTGCTGCGCGAGCAGCCCCGCACCGTCCGGGCGGTCCCGGTCGTGGCCCCGGCACCGCCCGGCCGACGACGGGCGTGGGCCGGCGGCCTGGCGGCGGTGGCCGCGGCGGCGGTGCTGACGGCGGTGCTCGCGAGGCCGGCCGATCCCGGGCCCGCGCCGGCCGTCGTGCCCGAGGCCGTGCCGCCCACCGGTTCGGTCGTGGTCCCGGTTCAGGTCACCTCGTCCCCGGCGACGGCGCTGGTGGTGGCATCCTCCCAAGCCGCCCCGCCGGCGGCCGCGGGTGTGGTCGCTGCACCGCCGAAGGCCGGCCCGGAGAAGCGGGCGGATGGGCCGGCGAAGTCGCACGGTGATCCGCACCGGGATGTGAAGCAGGCGAAGGGTCGGGGCGGGTCGCCGGGGAAGCCGTGA
- a CDS encoding transporter substrate-binding domain-containing protein, giving the protein MILAVAVIGTALAGCTVGSGSATLATATNLAVVPTLHDALPQAIKDAGVLRFAGDSHPPYRTVAQDGTVTGIDADFQAAIGQVLGVRTQTVVVAGLPAALQGMLGNRYDAFNGPVKATAEREKQFDTITWMTTRTAYVFPVGSTAGIARVEDLCGKRIAVVTASVVEEQLGKLSRFCTDHRHPATQTVGLDDTDATLLATRSGRADAAGMTEAAAIDVTQRQGGNKYVTQTEAQGATKDDLALYVPKSSKLGPVLQQVFEELFRNGTYVGIMSRWGLNQVSVPKPVLNAATSG; this is encoded by the coding sequence ATGATCCTCGCGGTCGCCGTCATCGGAACGGCCCTTGCCGGGTGCACCGTGGGTTCCGGGTCCGCGACCTTGGCCACCGCGACGAACCTCGCGGTCGTGCCGACCCTGCACGACGCGCTGCCGCAGGCGATCAAGGATGCCGGGGTGCTCAGGTTCGCCGGTGATTCCCATCCGCCCTACCGCACGGTCGCCCAGGACGGCACGGTCACCGGGATCGACGCCGACTTCCAGGCCGCGATCGGGCAGGTGCTCGGGGTCAGGACGCAGACCGTCGTCGTCGCCGGTCTGCCGGCCGCGCTGCAAGGCATGCTGGGCAACCGGTACGACGCGTTCAACGGCCCGGTCAAGGCCACCGCCGAGCGGGAGAAGCAGTTCGACACGATCACCTGGATGACCACCCGCACCGCCTACGTCTTCCCCGTCGGTTCGACGGCCGGGATCGCGCGGGTCGAAGACCTCTGCGGCAAGCGCATCGCGGTGGTGACCGCCAGCGTCGTCGAGGAGCAGCTGGGCAAGCTGTCCCGCTTCTGCACCGACCACCGGCACCCGGCGACGCAGACCGTCGGCCTCGACGACACCGACGCCACGCTGCTGGCCACCCGCTCGGGCCGCGCGGACGCCGCGGGGATGACGGAGGCGGCCGCGATCGACGTGACGCAGCGGCAGGGCGGGAACAAGTACGTCACCCAGACCGAGGCGCAGGGGGCGACGAAGGACGACCTGGCGTTGTACGTCCCCAAGTCCTCGAAGCTGGGCCCGGTCCTGCAGCAGGTGTTCGAAGAGCTGTTCCGGAACGGCACGTACGTCGGGATCATGTCGCGCTGGGGGCTGAACCAGGTCTCGGTCCCGAAGCCGGTGCTCAACGCGGCCACCTCGGGCTAG
- a CDS encoding TetR/AcrR family transcriptional regulator, with product MARRGEALREHILDAAKLAFLETGFERTSMDAIAARAETSKRSLYAHFPTKDTLFLAVVERIRALFGERMGTPAAYAEDPLEAVVRYCGRFVQLLRWSSVGRMLRLGIAEAERLPDLAAGFYDVLFEVTTADLASHLVQTLGLATGEAHAAASDLIGLTVHPALPRLLFGVDALTEQPPEQARLAADVDLDRIRRLLRRVLPPDGREQP from the coding sequence ATGGCCCGACGCGGGGAAGCGCTGCGCGAGCACATCCTCGACGCGGCGAAGCTCGCGTTCCTGGAAACCGGTTTCGAACGGACCTCCATGGACGCCATCGCGGCGCGCGCGGAGACGTCGAAGCGTTCGTTGTACGCGCACTTCCCGACCAAGGACACGCTGTTCCTCGCGGTCGTCGAGCGCATCCGCGCCCTATTCGGCGAACGGATGGGCACGCCCGCCGCGTACGCCGAAGACCCGCTGGAAGCGGTCGTGCGGTACTGCGGGCGCTTCGTGCAGCTGCTGCGCTGGTCGTCGGTGGGCCGGATGCTCCGCCTAGGGATCGCCGAAGCCGAACGCCTGCCGGACCTGGCGGCCGGGTTCTACGACGTCCTTTTCGAAGTCACGACCGCCGACCTCGCGTCACACCTGGTGCAGACGCTGGGGCTCGCAACCGGCGAGGCGCACGCCGCGGCGAGCGACCTGATCGGCCTCACCGTCCACCCGGCACTCCCCCGCCTGCTGTTCGGCGTCGACGCCCTCACGGAGCAACCGCCGGAGCAGGCCCGCCTGGCGGCCGACGTCGACCTCGACCGCATCCGCCGGCTCCTGCGCCGCGTCCTGCCACCGGACGGACGCGAACAGCCCTGA
- a CDS encoding alpha/beta hydrolase encodes MFSHLAAVTLSLAVVTAAPAGAAPRLVPAADREVVFTADGTTTYGTLHVPAHRAGQRLRAALLLPGSGPTDRDGNQPAARPNTLAQVAGVLGGDRVATLRFDKYGTGRTGLGAYRDHPETLDYPAFVRQARAAYEVLRDQPETDPHALMVLGHSEGAMTALLLGGTVHPRPIGVALLQPQAIRLLDLVALQLHAQTAEAVRQGQFTPERQRVIDAAIDAAVTAVRAHRPVGTTDLPPAVAQLFTAFQGPSGRFVDSDDAVYPPSAAAALRPGTAVLLTCGTNDAQVPCATTDALTSALRRAHVGGPGRVRLSGVDHLLHDADHPDTPAPAVLDALHRFAGSE; translated from the coding sequence ATGTTTTCCCACCTCGCCGCGGTCACGCTGTCGCTGGCCGTCGTGACCGCCGCCCCGGCCGGGGCGGCACCCCGCCTCGTGCCCGCCGCCGACCGTGAAGTCGTCTTCACCGCCGACGGAACGACGACGTACGGCACGTTGCACGTTCCCGCGCACCGCGCCGGGCAACGGCTGCGCGCCGCTCTGCTGCTGCCCGGCAGCGGGCCCACCGACCGCGACGGCAACCAGCCGGCCGCGCGGCCGAACACCCTGGCGCAGGTGGCCGGCGTGCTCGGTGGCGACCGCGTCGCCACGCTGCGGTTCGACAAGTACGGCACCGGCCGCACCGGGCTCGGCGCCTACCGCGACCACCCGGAGACACTGGACTACCCGGCGTTCGTCCGCCAGGCGAGGGCCGCCTACGAGGTGTTGCGCGATCAGCCGGAGACCGACCCGCACGCGCTGATGGTCCTCGGGCACAGCGAAGGCGCGATGACCGCGCTGCTGCTCGGCGGCACCGTCCACCCGCGCCCGATCGGCGTGGCACTGCTGCAACCGCAGGCAATCCGCCTGCTGGACCTGGTCGCGCTGCAACTGCACGCCCAGACCGCCGAGGCGGTCCGGCAGGGCCAGTTCACCCCGGAGCGGCAGCGGGTGATCGACGCGGCGATCGACGCCGCCGTGACCGCCGTGCGCGCGCACCGGCCGGTCGGCACCACCGACCTGCCGCCCGCCGTCGCGCAGCTCTTCACGGCCTTCCAAGGACCGAGCGGCCGGTTCGTGGACAGCGACGACGCCGTCTACCCGCCGTCCGCCGCCGCGGCTCTGCGGCCGGGGACCGCGGTGCTGCTGACCTGCGGCACGAACGACGCCCAGGTCCCTTGCGCCACAACGGATGCCTTGACGTCCGCGCTGCGCCGCGCGCACGTCGGCGGGCCGGGCCGGGTGCGACTGTCCGGTGTGGACCACCTGCTGCACGACGCCGATCACCCGGACACCCCCGCCCCGGCCGTGCTCGACGCCCTGCACCGGTTCGCGGGGAGCGAGTGA